In the genome of Lysobacter sp. BMK333-48F3, the window TAGCCGATCACCTGCTCGTTGGCGCGGTCGGCGACCGCCCAGGTGCCGAGGCCGCGTTCGCCGGAAAGATGCGCGATCCAGCTTGCCGCGTACTGCGCCGGCTGCGCGCCGATGCGGCTGTAGCGCATCGCCTGCGGATCGCCGAACACCGCCTGCAGGGCGTCGGCATCGGACGCGAGCACGGGACGCAAGGACAGGCGGCTGCTACGGAGCATCATGGACGGCGATACGACGGCGGAGTGCAAGCCGCATTGTAGGCCGCGTACGCGGCCGCGGCTTGTCCGCTTTCAGCCGGGAGTCATCGAAAGCGCACAGCGCGAACGACCGCATCGGCACAGTGCGTTCGTGCGCAAGGGCACGTAGCGGCGCCGCGCGCGCGCATTCCGCGGCCCAGGCACGCGCGCGGCACGACCGCGGTCACGCCGGGACGGTGTGACGGCAGCGCGTTCGGGCTTGGAGATCCGCCTGGATGCAGCCCTGGGTTCCCGCCTGCGCGGGAACGACAGCAGGAGGGTCGAGCGGCGGCTGGAGGGAGGGCCACCGCGCTATGCCGTCGCCATCCCCGCGAAAACCGGAAGCCTGGCCGCACCGTCATCCCCGCGAAAGCGGGGATCCAGAGACTTCAGCGCCATGTCTCCGCCGGGGCGAAGGAGCGCGCCGCAGACGCGAACGAGTGCGTCTGCGCTGGTTGCCCTCACCCCAACCCCTCTCCCGCCAGCGGGAGAGGGGCTCGCGGTACGCACGGTGCAGGGCCGCCGTTACAACGTCGGCGCCGTCCCGATTCGATCCCACCCCCAATCCCAACCGCCCATCCGATGCGCTCACGCCGCCTGCGGCCAGGGCTCGGCCCAGGCCGGCAGCGCCATCAGGCCCTCCAGCCAGGCCAGCAGGTGCGGGTAGTCGTGCAAAGGCATCTGCGCCTGGCGCCAGTCGCAGGCCATCGACGCGGCCTGGAAGTCGGCGATGGTCAGGCGGCCGCAGGCGAGATGGCGACGGCCGGTCAGATGATCGTCGAGCACGCGCGCGTAGCGGTGCAGCGCGGCTTCGCTGGCGGCCAGCAGATCCAGGTCCGGTTCGCCGATGCCGAACTGCGGTTTGACCACGCGTTCGAAGTAGAACGGCGACACCGTCGGGTCCCAATGCTGATCGTTCCACGACAGCCAGCGCAGCACTTCGATCTGTTCGTCCGCTCGGCTCGGCCACAACTCGGAGCCGGCGCGCCGGCACAGGTAGGCCATGATCGCCGACGACTCCCACAGCGCGTAGTCGCCGTCGACCAACAAAGGCGCCTTGCGGTTGGGATTGAGCGCGGCGTAGTCGGCGGCCTGCAGTTCGCCCGCCATCAAGTCCTTTTCGACCAGCTCGACCTCCAGGCGCAGATGCTTGGCCAGGGCGAGGACGCGGCGCGGGGCCTGGGTGCGGATCCAATAGATCTTCATGCGTAGCGATTCCTTGGGAGGTATCGGTACGACGAAGCGGGGGACGGCGGATCGACAGGGGGCGTGCGGGAAGAGCGAGAGCAAATCCCCCCTGCCCCCCTTTTTCAAAGGGGGGAAGAACAGGGGGAAGGCGTGGGGCTCAGCGCTCCAGCAGGTCCTGGGTATTGGCCGAGTTGTTCAGGATGTTGGAGAACGGCAGCAGCTGGTTGACGAAGCGGTTCCAGCGGGTGACGCCGGCCGGGCCGACGAACACCACGTCGCCGGGCCTGACCGAGAACTGGCTGGCCAGGGCGAAGGTCGCCGGCGACTTGGCCGCGAGGTGGTAGATCTTGGCCGGCTGCTCGCGCAGGTCCTGGCTGCCGCCGCGGATCACGTACACCGCGTCGCCGTTGGCGGTCAGCGGGTTGAGCCCGCCGGCGCGGCCGAGCACCTGGCTCAGGCTCATGTCGGTGGTCTTGAAGCCGATCGCCGCCGGGCGCACCACTTCGCCGACCACATAGACTTCCTTGCGGTCGTTGTAGGGCAGATAGATGTGGTCGCCGGCCTTGAGGTAGATGTCCGGCGCGACCGAGGTGCGGTTGAGCGCGTCCAGGTCGAGCGGGTACTGGTGGCCGTCGCGGGTCAGCACCAGGCCGGACAGGTCGGCGCGCAACGGGTCGATCGTCGCCGAGCCGATCGCCTGGGCCAGGGTCAGCGGCGTGGCGGTGATGCGCTGGCGCTCGGTCTTCACGAACGCGCCCTGCAGGGTCACCTGCTGGCTGCCGTAGTCGATCACGGTGACGTCGACCTGCGGCGATTCGACCACCGCCGCGATCCGCTGGGTGATCAGCGAGCGCAGCTCCTCGATGGTCTTGCCGCGCGCCTGGATCACGCCGACGTAGGGATAGAACAGGGTGCCGTCCGGGCGCACCAGGCGGCCGTTGGCGGCCGGCTGCTGCTGGTTGCCGGCCGGCGAGGTCAGCTCGGGATGGTCCCAGATGGTGATGTACAGAGTGTCGCCGGCGCCGATCCGGTAGGCCTCGGGCTGGTAGTCGAGCAGCTCCGCCGGCACCGCCGCGGTATCCGCCGAGGCGCGCTCGCTGGCGACCAACTGGGCGTTGATCGGCACCAGTTCGACCTCGTCTGCCTGCAACGCGTCGCCGCGCAGCAGTTGGTTCGGGCTCATGTGCTGGCCCGGCGCCCACATGCAGCCGTTGAGTCCGATGGCGGCCAACAGCGCCATGCCAACTGAAAGCTTTCTCATGAACGAATCTGTCTCTAGGTCGTGTCTTGCCGTGGTAAAGCCGGCCGTGATGAAGCCGCAAACGCGCGCTGCGGCGCCGGCCGCGCCGCCTTCCCTGCGGTGCGACACGGCCGAACCGAGCGCGAAAGCCCGCCAGCGCTGCATCGGCAACGAAGTACGGACGTCGAAAGTGGAACGCTGCGCCGGAACTGGCGCAGCCGTGGCGGAAACCGGATCGGCCGGCCCGATGGACGGGGCGCAGGGACGAGATCGGTGACGCGAATCTGTGGCGGGACGTGACTCCTGATATTGCGTGCGAACGGATCGCGCGAGTTAGCCCCTGGGCGCAGTATAGCCAGCGACGGCGGCTGCGGCGGGAGGCGACGGCTTCGGTAAGAGCATCGCATCACAGTTATGAATCCTCGCTACCCGTCGGCAACCGGCCGCGGACCGCACCGCATCGGCGTATGACGCGGCGATGACGAGCGCGCCGCTCGATGCATCGCGCGGCCGCGCATTCGGGTTTCGTTCACTTGCCTCGTCGCGGCCCGCGCGCATCGCCGCAAACGCAACAGCGGCGGGGATTCGCCGCGCGCGAGGCCTCGTTCACGATTGCGCGCTCGGCGCGAGTTCGCAGGTGACCGACGTCACGTCTCGACGGTCGCGCCGATATCGGCGGTTGACCCTGCCGGAGGCGGCTCGTACATTCCGCACCGTCGTAATTCGATGCACCGCAGCATCGCGGCCCCCGCGTGTCGGCATGCGTCGCTGTTCGGTTCACTGCCGGGCGAACGGTCCTCCGGGCCGGTCGCGCCATCAACCAAACGCTGTCGGCGCCGTGCGCGCCGTGGTTCAACAGTGAGACGTAGCGCGCGTGTTCAAACGGGTATTGATGGTCTGCATCGGCAACATCTGCCGAAGCCCAACCGCCGAAGTGCTGCTGCGGCATCGTATGCAAGGCAAGGACGTCGTCGTCGAATCGGCCGGGCTAGCGGCATTGCGCGGCCATCCGATCGACGCCACCGCCCTGGCGCTGCTCGAAGAGCACGGCCTGGACGGTACGTTGCACAAGGCGCGGCAGATCGATCGCGAGATCATCGACGCCGCCGACCTGATCCTTACGATGGAACGTAAGCACCTCGACGGCGTGCTGGCGCTTGCGCCGCACGCGCGGGGGAAAACGTTTCTGCTGGGCAAGTGGTTGGACGATGCCGGCGTGCCGGATCCTTACCGCCAGTCGCACAGCGCGTTCGAACGGGCCTACCAGCTGATCAACTCAGGGGTGAGTAGCTGGGTGCCCTACTTATGACGTAGGACTCCACTTTTTTAAGGCCCTCACCCCATGCCGACCAGTTCCGCCGCCCTCGACGTTCAACGGGACGGCAACGAAGAAATCGACCTGGCCGCCCTGCTCGGTACGCTGATCGACCACAAGTGGCTGATCGCCGGCGTGACCGCGGCCGGTTTCGCTCTCGGCACCGCTTACGCCCTGCTCGCGCCGCCGGTGTACCAGGCCAACGCGATGATCCAGGTCGAGCCGAACACGCCGACCCTGCCGGGTCTGGACGCGGTGTCCCAGGTGCTGACCGATTCGGCGCCGCAGGCGGTGACCGAAATCGCCCTGCTGACCTCGCGCACCGTGCTCAGCAAGGCGGTCGACGACCTGCGCCTGGACGTGCAGGTCGAACCCAGGCAGTTCCCGCTGATCGGCGGGGTGATCTCGCGCCGCTTCGAGCCGGCGACGCCCGGCGCGGTGGCCGAGCCCTGGTTCGGCCTGGACGGCTACGGCTGGGGCGGCGAGCACCTGGACGTATTCAAGCTGTCGGTGCCCGACGCGCTGGTCGGCACCGAGATGGAGCTGGTCGCCGACCAGGCCGGCGCCTACCGTCTCTACGACGAGGACGGCGGCCTGCTGCTCAACGGCAAGGTCGGCGAGGAAGCCAGCGGCCGCGGAGTCAAGCTGACGGTCAAGGCGCTGGCGGCCAATCCGGGCATGCGCTTCGAAGTGATCAAGCTGCAATCGCTGGCGATCATCACCTCGCTGCAGCGCAACCTGACCGCGGGCGAAAAGGCCAAGGACTCCGGCATCATCCAGCTCAGCTACGAGCTGCCCGATCCGGTCAAGGCCACCGAGACCCTGGACGCGATCACCCGCCAGTACACCCGGCAGAACGTCGAGCGCAACTCGGCCGAAGCCGCCAACCGGCTGGTGTTCGTCAAGGAGCAGCTGCCCAACGTACGCCGCGAACTGGAAAAGTCCGAGCAGGCGCTCAACGCCTATCAGTCGCAGTCGCATTCGGTCGACATCAGCCTGGAAACCAAGTCCTACCTGGACCAGATCGTCTCGCTCGACACCAGCATCTCGCAGCTGAAGATGCAGCAGGCCGAAGTCAGCCGCCGCTACACCCCGGCGCACCCGGCCTACCGCGCGCTGATGGCGCAGCTGGGCGAGCTGGAAGGGCGCAAGAACGAGATGAGCAAGCGCATCGAAGGCTTGCCGGAAACCCAGCAGGAACTGTTGCGCCTGACCCGCGACGTGCAGGTCGGCACCCAGACCTACACCAACCTGCTCAACCAGGCCCAGCAGCTCGACATCGCCCGCGCCGGCACGGTCGGCAACGCGCGCATCGTCGACCGCGCCGTGGTCGACGTCAGCCAGCCGGTCAAGCCCAAGCGGTTGATGATCGTGCTGATCGCCACCTTCCTCGGCGGCGCCCTGGCGATGGCCTGGATCCTGCTGCGGCAGTTGCTCAATCGCGGCATCGAGGACGCCAAGGAGATCGAACAGCTCGGCCTGCCGGTGTACGCGTCGATCCCGATGAGCTCCTATCAACGCGATCACGAAAGCGTCGACAAGAACTCGCGCACGCCGTCGAAGATGAGCCGCGCGCGGCTGCTGGCGGTGGACGCCCCGGGCGACCTGGCGATCGAGGCGATCCGCGCCCTGCGCACCGGCCTGCACTTCGCCCGCCTGGAAGCCAAGAACAACGTCCTGATGATCTGCGGCGCCAGCCCGAACGCCGGCAAGACCTTCGTCTCGACCAACCTGGCCTCGGTGATCGCCCAAGGCGGACAGCGCGTACTGCTGATCGACGCCGACCTGCGTCGCGGCACCCTGCACCGGGTGATGGGACTGAACGGACAGGAGGGACTGTCGGACCTGCTGACCGGGCGCATCGACTTCAACAAGGCGATGCACGCCTCGTCCGTCGAGGGCCTGCACTTCATCGCCCGCGGCCAGGTTCCGCCGAACCCGTCCGAGCTGCTGATGCATCCGAACTTCCCAGCGCTGCTGAACACCGTGTCGCAGCGCTACGACCTGGTGATCGTCGACACGCCGCCGATCCTGGCGGTGACCGACGCGGCCATCGTCGGCCGCCACACCGGCACCAACCTGCTGGTCGCGCGCTTCGGCTTCAACACCGCCAAGGACATCGCGGTGGCCAAGCAGCGCTTCGAACAGAACGGCATCGAACTCAAAGGCTCGATCCTCAACGCGGTCGAACGCCGCCACGGCGCTTATCACGCTTACGGCTACGATTATTCTCCGATCGAAAAATGATCGACGACCATGGCGTTCGCGCGGACATCGCGCATGAACCCGTCGCCACCCACGAAGCGCACGCGCGAAGCGCCACGCCGGCTAGCGCATCGCCCACGCACGCTCACGCGGGTTCGCGAACCCGCTCGCAATTTGTCGCCTACCGATGAACGAAAGCAAAACGAAGAACGACTCCACGCGCATTTCGCGCGCCCACGAAGTGAAGAAAAACCCCGCTAAAACTGGAGTTTTCGCAGATTCATTTGCGGATAACGAAATCGCATAAAGCGAATTACGCAGCGCACAAACGCGACGCGTCGGCGCGCGATCGCACATTGCCGCGTAATGTCGCCGTTATTCCGCGCCGCGCATCGCAGACGCGATTTGATCGAAGACCGCAAGCGCGATCCGGCGGATGAATCGCAGCTGACACAAAGCAGATTCGCGCACGAATCGGCCCCGTCACCGCGACCGCACAACAAAAAGCCTTACGGTTTCACAGTATTGATCGCGCGACGAATGGCAGTCTATTCGCACAAAACAGCAGTTCGTGCGCACTCGTAGGGGGAGCGCGACGCGGACGCAGACCGACGGGATGTCATAAAGATCGGGCACAAAAGCAAGAGCGGAACGTTGTACGTAGCGCATCGAACCCACGGCGGACGGACGCGCCACTTCAATCCACCCCTACCACCACAGCGACAACAACCCAGCATCACTTCGCCCGACGCGGCCTCGCCGCTGCGTCTGGCTGCGGCACCACTACGACTCTTAGAAAATTCAGAACACATCGATGGATGATCGACCGCGGGGGGGCGGCGATCGTTGGCTTTGTCTAACGAAGACTTATTCCCCGGACCTTACGTCATGCTGGACACCAAGATCGCGATCGCATGCGCCCTGGCGCTGTGCATCACAGGCATCGCCATCTACGCGATGCGCCCCCTGGCCAAGTCGTTCGGCCTGGTCGACCGCCCTGGCCAACGCAAGCGGCACCAAGGCGACATCCCGCTGATCGGCGGGCTGGCGATTTTCGCCGGCCTGTTGTGCGGGGCCGCCTTGCTCGGCCTGGCCGACCGCTTCACCCTGTCGCTGCTCGGCAGCACCGCGCTGATCGTCATCGTCGGCGCGATCGACGACTCCAAGGACCTCAGCGTGCGCGCGCGCCTGTTGGTGCAGAGCGGCGCCTGCGTGCTGATGATGATCGGCAGCGGCCTGTACCTGAACGACCTGGGCAACCTGTTCGGCCGC includes:
- a CDS encoding polysaccharide biosynthesis tyrosine autokinase, coding for MPTSSAALDVQRDGNEEIDLAALLGTLIDHKWLIAGVTAAGFALGTAYALLAPPVYQANAMIQVEPNTPTLPGLDAVSQVLTDSAPQAVTEIALLTSRTVLSKAVDDLRLDVQVEPRQFPLIGGVISRRFEPATPGAVAEPWFGLDGYGWGGEHLDVFKLSVPDALVGTEMELVADQAGAYRLYDEDGGLLLNGKVGEEASGRGVKLTVKALAANPGMRFEVIKLQSLAIITSLQRNLTAGEKAKDSGIIQLSYELPDPVKATETLDAITRQYTRQNVERNSAEAANRLVFVKEQLPNVRRELEKSEQALNAYQSQSHSVDISLETKSYLDQIVSLDTSISQLKMQQAEVSRRYTPAHPAYRALMAQLGELEGRKNEMSKRIEGLPETQQELLRLTRDVQVGTQTYTNLLNQAQQLDIARAGTVGNARIVDRAVVDVSQPVKPKRLMIVLIATFLGGALAMAWILLRQLLNRGIEDAKEIEQLGLPVYASIPMSSYQRDHESVDKNSRTPSKMSRARLLAVDAPGDLAIEAIRALRTGLHFARLEAKNNVLMICGASPNAGKTFVSTNLASVIAQGGQRVLLIDADLRRGTLHRVMGLNGQEGLSDLLTGRIDFNKAMHASSVEGLHFIARGQVPPNPSELLMHPNFPALLNTVSQRYDLVIVDTPPILAVTDAAIVGRHTGTNLLVARFGFNTAKDIAVAKQRFEQNGIELKGSILNAVERRHGAYHAYGYDYSPIEK
- a CDS encoding low molecular weight protein-tyrosine-phosphatase — encoded protein: MFKRVLMVCIGNICRSPTAEVLLRHRMQGKDVVVESAGLAALRGHPIDATALALLEEHGLDGTLHKARQIDREIIDAADLILTMERKHLDGVLALAPHARGKTFLLGKWLDDAGVPDPYRQSHSAFERAYQLINSGVSSWVPYL
- a CDS encoding polysaccharide biosynthesis/export family protein codes for the protein MRKLSVGMALLAAIGLNGCMWAPGQHMSPNQLLRGDALQADEVELVPINAQLVASERASADTAAVPAELLDYQPEAYRIGAGDTLYITIWDHPELTSPAGNQQQPAANGRLVRPDGTLFYPYVGVIQARGKTIEELRSLITQRIAAVVESPQVDVTVIDYGSQQVTLQGAFVKTERQRITATPLTLAQAIGSATIDPLRADLSGLVLTRDGHQYPLDLDALNRTSVAPDIYLKAGDHIYLPYNDRKEVYVVGEVVRPAAIGFKTTDMSLSQVLGRAGGLNPLTANGDAVYVIRGGSQDLREQPAKIYHLAAKSPATFALASQFSVRPGDVVFVGPAGVTRWNRFVNQLLPFSNILNNSANTQDLLER
- a CDS encoding glutathione S-transferase family protein, with the translated sequence MKIYWIRTQAPRRVLALAKHLRLEVELVEKDLMAGELQAADYAALNPNRKAPLLVDGDYALWESSAIMAYLCRRAGSELWPSRADEQIEVLRWLSWNDQHWDPTVSPFYFERVVKPQFGIGEPDLDLLAASEAALHRYARVLDDHLTGRRHLACGRLTIADFQAASMACDWRQAQMPLHDYPHLLAWLEGLMALPAWAEPWPQAA